From Anopheles maculipalpis chromosome X, idAnoMacuDA_375_x, whole genome shotgun sequence:
CGGTGGACTTTTCACCGTACGGGTGACCGATCGAGCGAAGGAAAAGGAATGCCAGCATCAGGAAGCTTGAACCAAACAAGTCACCCAGCGCAGTCAGGTATGGAATAGCCGAGTTGTCTGGGTCGATCTTCCATTTCCACATCAGGTGGATAATCACATGAGCAATATAAAGTAGCAGCATAATCTAGAAAGGATATACGTTTAATGACAAATCGCAAAACGCCAGACGGTAAGAATTTATCTACCTGTAGCGTGCTAACGAATAGGTAGGAAAGCACGAAAGGTACGCCAATCGTGGAGCGCGACATGTGAATGTAATCCGCTacaaagataaacaacactTGACCGGGAATTGACATCGCAATGAGTATCCGTGCGGTTCTAGCATATGGAACTGTGAACGATAAGAATAATCTTGTAGTTTAGCCCACGGTCATATATTCGCCATCGTTTTCGCAGTTCGCTTACCTCCATGAAATAGAGCTTTCCAAGGCagctcaaaaatcttagcGTGCGGTGGTATAATACCGATAATAGAGCTCTGGTGCAGCATTGTAGATATCTTGCTCGCTTGCACTGATACAAGGTTACCGCCGATACCGTTAATGATTGGCTGAAACACCACGAACCCGTTGAATATACCGACGGCTTTATCCAGTACCAGCCCGCCCATGCTGCAGATTCAAACCGATCGAATGGTGTGATTAATTATGTTAGGCAGAGTTGTGGGGCTTTGCCGGCAGCTGATCACTTACCCGCTGATGAACAGCGCAGACAACACGGGAACCCATCCCGTCGAAAGTACGGATCGTGTGTATTTGTTGCGGTAAACGAGGAGCATCCAAAACGGcagcaaaaacacataaacgGCTACCATCACGAACGTCACCCAAAGGTGTGTATCTGGAGAGAGGGTTTGATAAGCAGACAGTTTACCGTGAGATTAAAGCAAAACGATTTTTAATGCTTGCTGCGCATTACAGGACTTACCAATGTTTTCGAACAATAGCGTTGCAATGCCGGCTAGCAACGATATTGAAACCACATCGCCAATCGATGCTGCCAGAGGCGTAGCTAAGTTGTCGGGGTTCATTGTTGTTCTGCTCGAAATAAGGATCACAGCCACTAGGACGAAATCTGTTGAGATGAAGCGATGTATGTTATATTGATATGCTTAGGTGCATGCATGCGAGAGACTATACCTAGCACAAAGCAGGAACTGGTGGCAGTGAACATGGCCGAGGCTGTTAGCAACATCACGTGATCGAAGATTATGGTTCCATTAATAATCGCACCGACGGCAACGGCAAACATGGACACTATGAAAGAAGCTACCGTTGCCTGCACTTGCACTAATGCTATGTTGCCAAGTATCATATGAAAGATCTCACGTCTTCCCGACATATTGCCAAGGTTTGCCTGTGTTGAGAGTCGTGATGCCAGGCACATGTCCAGATTACCCTTCAGCCCTAGCAACGATGGCACCAGAATGAACAGCTCCGAGATATGAACGAAAACCTTCCAGTTCTTGTTATGTGGAGGATATGTAAGATAAGAACAGGAttgaaaaaagcaaattagATAGTGAAACTGATTATTCCTTCTGTGGTATTAATTCAAACACGTTAGTGCATTAGAGGTGTAAAGAAACATTGGTGAGGAAATTTAATATCTGGGAAACAGTATAAAAATTGACTGTCAAGTTGCAGTAAAGTTTTAATTAACTCTATTGACAATATCTGCAAAGTAAGGCACTACAAAGACAATTTTGTATTGACAAATCTCTTAGTAGTGGTTAtaaaggcaattttgtcaatagggtaaGACAATGAAAGgccatttttgaaacatttgatCAATG
This genomic window contains:
- the LOC126556251 gene encoding solute carrier family 41 member 1 isoform X2 encodes the protein MKPKDTMRPEITEAGGGPNAHRDSVIAFDTMDVMLLDSQSSAPVGSHVGSQRSSFSSAGTVIAPQTLAAIPLDTGHAFRDDLGHGLQVDTRGATEFYRVDDDSYRPFTIYGGSGDGKGKIATLPASTTGSLSSIITTSIASSEPDRGDHRSGGGGGTGCSGSLADETSDGGPLEQKCVVGSGGIVGANGAGTDDGGAGDDAGREHGHGTGILQEKWWYMTLQIAIPFFVAGVGTIGAGIILGHVENWKVFVHISELFILVPSLLGLKGNLDMCLASRLSTQANLGNMSGRREIFHMILGNIALVQVQATVASFIVSMFAVAVGAIINGTIIFDHVMLLTASAMFTATSSCFVLDFVLVAVILISSRTTMNPDNLATPLAASIGDVVSISLLAGIATLLFENIDTHLWVTFVMVAVYVFLLPFWMLLVYRNKYTRSVLSTGWVPVLSALFISGMGGLVLDKAVGIFNGFVVFQPIINGIGGNLVSVQASKISTMLHQSSIIGIIPPHAKIFELPWKALFHGVPYARTARILIAMSIPGQVLFIFVADYIHMSRSTIGVPFVLSYLFVSTLQIMLLLYIAHVIIHLMWKWKIDPDNSAIPYLTALGDLFGSSFLMLAFLFLRSIGHPYGEKSTETVDGFGLLSTPEMTTISGGTTVA
- the LOC126556251 gene encoding solute carrier family 41 member 1 isoform X3, translated to MHRRKRQRSDGKGKIATLPASTTGSLSSIITTSIASSEPDRGDHRSGGGGGTGCSGSLADETSDGGPLEQKCVVGSGGIVGANGAGTDDGGAGDDAGREHGHGTGILQEKWWYMTLQIAIPFFVAGVGTIGAGIILGHVENWKVFVHISELFILVPSLLGLKGNLDMCLASRLSTQANLGNMSGRREIFHMILGNIALVQVQATVASFIVSMFAVAVGAIINGTIIFDHVMLLTASAMFTATSSCFVLDFVLVAVILISSRTTMNPDNLATPLAASIGDVVSISLLAGIATLLFENIDTHLWVTFVMVAVYVFLLPFWMLLVYRNKYTRSVLSTGWVPVLSALFISGMGGLVLDKAVGIFNGFVVFQPIINGIGGNLVSVQASKISTMLHQSSIIGIIPPHAKIFELPWKALFHGVPYARTARILIAMSIPGQVLFIFVADYIHMSRSTIGVPFVLSYLFVSTLQIMLLLYIAHVIIHLMWKWKIDPDNSAIPYLTALGDLFGSSFLMLAFLFLRSIGHPYGEKSTETVDGFGLLSTPEMTTISGGTLTDLIHDGSGI
- the LOC126556251 gene encoding solute carrier family 41 member 1 isoform X1, with amino-acid sequence MKPKDTMRPEITEAGGGPNAHRDSVIAFDTMDVMLLDSQSSAPVGSHVGSQRSSFSSAGTVIAPQTLAAIPLDTGHAFRDDLGHGLQVDTRGATEFYRVDDDSYRPFTIYGGSGDGKGKIATLPASTTGSLSSIITTSIASSEPDRGDHRSGGGGGTGCSGSLADETSDGGPLEQKCVVGSGGIVGANGAGTDDGGAGDDAGREHGHGTGILQEKWWYMTLQIAIPFFVAGVGTIGAGIILGHVENWKVFVHISELFILVPSLLGLKGNLDMCLASRLSTQANLGNMSGRREIFHMILGNIALVQVQATVASFIVSMFAVAVGAIINGTIIFDHVMLLTASAMFTATSSCFVLDFVLVAVILISSRTTMNPDNLATPLAASIGDVVSISLLAGIATLLFENIDTHLWVTFVMVAVYVFLLPFWMLLVYRNKYTRSVLSTGWVPVLSALFISGMGGLVLDKAVGIFNGFVVFQPIINGIGGNLVSVQASKISTMLHQSSIIGIIPPHAKIFELPWKALFHGVPYARTARILIAMSIPGQVLFIFVADYIHMSRSTIGVPFVLSYLFVSTLQIMLLLYIAHVIIHLMWKWKIDPDNSAIPYLTALGDLFGSSFLMLAFLFLRSIGHPYGEKSTETVDGFGLLSTPEMTTISGGTLTDLIHDGSGI